In one Phyllostomus discolor isolate MPI-MPIP mPhyDis1 chromosome 8, mPhyDis1.pri.v3, whole genome shotgun sequence genomic region, the following are encoded:
- the ATP8B3 gene encoding phospholipid-transporting ATPase IK isoform X7, translating into MARLTLPGAGEPALSRSYPMAPGTHVTQTPALLPWEVSSARGLPDRERSRGEKVMRPGMGDTPGRGRAQRRCLNKPGTSENYKLRPEGPASRGSLAYSEDLEEEKNSAFTWEVKANDRTYNDQFREKAFLCWQRKKYKDNTIHTAKYNFFSFLPLNLYEQFHRMSNLYFLFIIILQGVPEISTLPWFTLFTPFVCLLVIRATRDLVDDIGRHRSDRTVNNRPCQVLVGKSFLWKKWKDLCVGDLIRLHKDNIVPADVLLLASTEPSSLCYVETADIDGETNLKFRQAPRVTHHELTSIRNMTSFQGKVVCEEPNSRMHHFMGHLKWEGKKYSLDSGNILLRGCKIRNTDTCYGMVIYAGFDTKIMRNCGKIHLKRTKIDRLMNRLVMLIFAFLVLISMALTLGFRDMVTEFKAKHHYVAEKHVHSVTTESFLISCSFLILLSVMVPMSAFFTAEFIHLGNSIFVNWDVQMYYEPQDMPAKARNTSLSDQLGQVEYVFSDKTGTLTQNVMTFRKCCIDGIVYGPDEEEALRKESPYLWNKFADGKLLFQNARLLGAVRSKEDRMVREFWRLLAICHTVMVQKKDNQLLYQAASPDEEALVTAARNLGYVFLARTQDSITVVELGEERVYQVLAMMDFNSARKRMSVLVRNPEGSIYLYTKGADIVLFDRLCKKGLEEWTTTEEALTSFAKQTLRTLCLAYKKVDEDTYVEWRQRHQEASALHQNRAQALHQVYDEMEQNLQLLGATAIEDRLQDGILETIQCLKQGNIKVWVLTGDKPETVVNIGFACQLLSEDMLILEEQEIAQVLEAYWESNNNLLSGKGSLKNQLQVKMAMVISGEFLDQLLLSPSKEPRVLVQNVNVDTEESWQEPGERRTDFLQARRTSLRGQTLRTWLGSVGLVPQNKESNTHESPQVRRERAFVELASRCRAVICCRMTPKQKALIVALVKKYQNVVTLAIGDGANDVNMIKTADIGVGLAGKEGTQAVQNSDYMLAQFCFLRRLLLVHGRWSYMRVCKFLRYFIYKTLASMMVQIWFAFYSGFTAQPLYESWFLVLFNLLYTSLPVLYIGLFEQVWPSNPD; encoded by the exons ATGGCACGACTCACGCTCCCAGGAGCAGGAGAGCCGGCCCTGAGCAGGTCCTACCCCATGGCTCCAGGGACACACGTGACTCAGACAccagccctcctgccctgggAGGTTTCCAGTGCACGCGGACTCCCAGACAGGGAaagaagcagaggagagaaggTGATGAGACCTGGAATGGGGGAcaccccaggcagagggagagccCAGAGGAGGTGCCTGAACAAGCCAGGCACATCTGAGAACTATAAGCTGAGACCAGAAGG CCCAGCCAGCAGGGGCAGTCTGGCCTACAGCGAGGACCTTGAGGAGGAAAAGAACTCAG CATTCACCTGGGAGGTGAAGGCCAACGACCGGACTTACAATGACCAGTTCAGGGAGAAGGCCTTCCTGTGCTGGCAGAGGAAGAAGTACAAG GACAACACCATCCACACGGCCAAATACAacttcttctccttcctgcccttAAATCTGTACGAGCAGTTCCACCGAATGTCCAACCTCTACTTCCTTTTTATCATCATCCTCCAG GGCGTCCCTGAGATCTCCACACTGCCGTGGTTCACCCTCTTCACTCCCTTCGTCTGTCTGCTCGTCATCCGGGCCACTCGAGACCTGGTGGACGACATT GGTCGACACAGGAGTGACCGGACCGTCAACAACAGGCCCTGCCAGGTGCTGGTCGGGAAGAG CTTTCTGTGGAAAAAATGGAAGGACCTGTGTGTGGGGGACCTCATTCGTCTGCACAAAGACAACATTGTCCCG GCCGACGTGCTCTTGCTGGCCAGCACGGAGCCCAGCAGCCTGTGCTATGTGGAGACAGCCGACATTGATGG GGAGACCAACTTGAAGTTCAGACAAGCCCCGAGGGTCACGCACCATGAGCTAACCAGCATCAGGAACATGACTTCCTTTCAAG GCAAGGTGGTGTGTGAAGAACCCAACAGTCGAATGCACCACTTTATGGGACACTTGAAGTGGGAGGGCAAGAAATACTCCCTGGACAGTGGCAATATCCTTCTACGAGGCTGCAAGATCCGGAACACAGACACCTGCTACGGAATGGTCATCTATGCCG GTTTTGACACAAAGATCATGAGGAACTGTGGCAAGATCCATCTGAAGAGAACCAAGATAGATCGTCTGATGAACAGGCTGGTGATGCTG ATCTTCGCGTTCCTGGTGCTGATCTCTATGGCTTTGACCTTGGGCTTCCGGGACATGGTGACAGAATTCAAGGCCAAGCACCACTACGTGGCTGAGAAGCACGTGCACAGTGTGACCACCGAGTCTTTCCTCATCTCCTGCAGCTTCCTCATCCTGCTCAGCGTCATGGTGCCCATGTCTGCGTTCTTCAC AGCTGAATTCATCCACCTGGGGAACAGCATTTTCGTCAACTGGGATGTGCAGATGTACTACGAGCCCCAGGACATGCCTGCCAAAGCCCGCAACACCAGCCTCAGTGACCAGCTGGGCCAGGTGGAGTACGTCTTCTCCGACAAGACAGGCACGCTCACACAGAACGTCATGACCTTCAGGAAGTGCTGCATCGACGGCATTGTCTACG GCCCAGATGAGGAGGAGGCCCTGCGTAAG gagagcCCCTACCTCTGGAACAAATTTGCTGATGGGAAGCTGCTCTTCCAAAATGCGAGGCTCCTGGGTGCTGTGCGAAGCAAGGAGGACAGGATGGTGCGGGAGTTCTGGCGCCTGCTGGCCATCTGCCACACGGTGATGGTGCAGAAGAAAGACA accAGCTGTTGTACCAGGCAGCTTCCCCTGATGAGGAGGCGCTGGTCACAGCAGCCAGGAATTTGGGCTACGTGTTCCTGGCACGCACGCAGGACAGCATCACGGtggtggagctgggggaggagcggGTGTACCAGGTCCTGGCCATGATGGACTTCAATAGCGCCCGGAAGCGAATGTCCGTGCTGG TCCGAAACCCCGAGGGCTCCATCTACCTCTACACCAAAGGCGCAGACATTGTCCTCTTTGATCGCTTGTGTAAGAAAGGCTTGGAAGAGTGGACCACCACGGAAGAGGCCTTAACG TCCTTTGCCAAGCAGACCCTGCGCACGCTGTGCCTGGCCTACAAAAAGGTGGATGAGGACACCTATGTGGAGTGGCGCCAACGGCACCAGGAGGCCAGCGCCCTTCATCAGAACCGGGCCCAAGCCCTGCACCAGGTGTATGACGAGATGGAGCAGAACCTCCAG CTGCTGGGAGCCACAGCCATTGAGGACAGGCTCCAGGACGGCATCCTGGAAACCATCCAGTGTCTCAAGCAAGGGAACATCAAAGTGTGGGTACTCACAGGAGACAAGCCAG AGACAGTGGTGAATATCGGCTTTGCCTGCCAGCTCCTGTCCGAGGACATGCTCATTCTGGAGGAGCAGGAGATAGC TCAGGTCCTGGAGGCCTACTGGGAGAGCAACAACAACCTGCTGAGCGGCAAGGGCTCCCTGAAGAACCAGCTCCAGGTCAAGATGGCCATGGTCATTAGTGGAGAGTTCCTG GACCAGCTGCTGCTCTCTCCGAGCAAGGAGCCCCGGGTGCTGGTCCAAAATGTGAACGTGGACACGGAGGAGTCCTGGCAGGAGCCAGGCGAGCGGAGGACAGACTTCCTGCAAGCCAGGCGCACCTCTCTGAGGGGGCAGACCCTCAGGACCTGGCTGGGAAGCGTAGGGCTGGTGCCACAGAACAAAGAGTCCAACACGCACGAGAGCCCCCAGGTGCGACGGGAGCGGGCCTTCGTTGAACTGGCCTCGAGGTGCCGAGCGGTCATCTGCTGCCGGATGACGCCCAAGCAGAAGGCCTTGATCGTGGCACTGGTCAAGAAATACCAGAATGTGGTGACCCTGGCCATTGGGGATGGTGCCAATGACGTCAACATGATCAAGA CCGCGGACATCGGCGTAGGGCTGGCGGGCAAGGAGGGCACGCAGGCGGTGCAGAACAGCGACTACATGCTGGCCCAGTTCTGCTTCCTGAGGCGGCTGCTGCTGGTGCACGGCCGCTGGTCCTACATGCGAGTCTGCAAGTTCCTGCGCTACTTCATCTATAAGACACTGGCCAGCATGATGGTTCAGATCTGGTTCGCTTTCTACAGCGGCTTCACTGCCCAG